A region from the Dendropsophus ebraccatus isolate aDenEbr1 chromosome 1, aDenEbr1.pat, whole genome shotgun sequence genome encodes:
- the SPARC gene encoding SPARC isoform X2, translating to MRVWIFFVFCLAGKALAAPQQDALPEEEEVIEDVVTEETVVGANPVQVEVGEFDEAIDEEEEPTTPENPCLNHHCKHGKVCEVDESNTPMCVCQDPSTCPASVGEFEKVCGTDNKTYDSSCHFFATKCTLEGTKKGHKLHLDYIGPCKFIPPCVDSELSEFPLRMRDWLKNVLVSLYERDEDNNLLNEKQKMRVKKIHENEKRLEAGDHPMELLARDFEKNYNMYVFPVHWQFGQLDQHPIDGYLSHTELSPLRAPLIPMEHCTTRFFEECDIDNDKYIALDEWAKCFGIKEQDVDQNMIV from the exons ATGAGAGTCTGGATCTTCTTCGTCTTCTGCCTGGCTGGCAAAGCACTAGCTGCACCT CAACAGGATGCTTTGCCAGAAGAGGAAGAGGTGATAGAAGATGTCGTGACTGAG GAGACAGTAGTGGGAGCCAACCCTGTGCAGGTAGAAGTTGGAGAGTTTGATGAGGCAATAGATGAGGAAGAGGAACCCACCACACCTGAAA ATCCATGCCTGAACCACCACTGCAAACATGGCAAGGTGTGCGAAGTAGATGAGAGCAACACCCCAATGTGCGTCTGCCAAGACCCATCAACTTGCCCTGCAAGCGTAGGCGAGTTTGAGAAG GTCTGTGGTACAGACAACAAGACCTATGACTCTTCCTGCCACTTCTTTGCCACCAAATGTACCCTGGAGGGAACAAAGAAGGGTCATAAACTCCACTTGGATTACATTGGACCATGCAAAT TCATTCCTCCCTGCGTGGACTCTGAGTTGAGCGAATTCCCTCTGCGCATGCGTGACTGGCTTAAGAACGTCTTGGTCAGCTTGTATGAGCGTGATGAGGACAACAATCTCCTCAACGAGAAGCAAAAGATGAGG gtGAAGAAGATCCACGAGAACGAGAAGCGTCTCGAAGCTGGAGACCACCCTATGGAGCTGCTGGCACGCGACTTTGAGAAGAACTACAACATGTACGTCTTCCCCGTGCACTGGCAGTTTGGACAGCTGGACCAGCACCCCATTGATGG ATACCTTTCCCACACCGAGCTGTCTCCTCTCCGCGCTCCTCTCATCCCCATGGAGCACTGCACCACTCGTTTCTTTGAGGAATGCGATATCGACAATGACAAATACATTGCTTTGGATGAATGGGCCAAGTGCTTTGGAATCAAGGAGC AGGACGTCGACCAGAACATGATCGTCTaa
- the SPARC gene encoding SPARC isoform X1, translating into MRVWIFFVFCLAGKALAAPQQQDALPEEEEVIEDVVTEETVVGANPVQVEVGEFDEAIDEEEEPTTPENPCLNHHCKHGKVCEVDESNTPMCVCQDPSTCPASVGEFEKVCGTDNKTYDSSCHFFATKCTLEGTKKGHKLHLDYIGPCKFIPPCVDSELSEFPLRMRDWLKNVLVSLYERDEDNNLLNEKQKMRVKKIHENEKRLEAGDHPMELLARDFEKNYNMYVFPVHWQFGQLDQHPIDGYLSHTELSPLRAPLIPMEHCTTRFFEECDIDNDKYIALDEWAKCFGIKEQDVDQNMIV; encoded by the exons ATGAGAGTCTGGATCTTCTTCGTCTTCTGCCTGGCTGGCAAAGCACTAGCTGCACCT CAGCAACAGGATGCTTTGCCAGAAGAGGAAGAGGTGATAGAAGATGTCGTGACTGAG GAGACAGTAGTGGGAGCCAACCCTGTGCAGGTAGAAGTTGGAGAGTTTGATGAGGCAATAGATGAGGAAGAGGAACCCACCACACCTGAAA ATCCATGCCTGAACCACCACTGCAAACATGGCAAGGTGTGCGAAGTAGATGAGAGCAACACCCCAATGTGCGTCTGCCAAGACCCATCAACTTGCCCTGCAAGCGTAGGCGAGTTTGAGAAG GTCTGTGGTACAGACAACAAGACCTATGACTCTTCCTGCCACTTCTTTGCCACCAAATGTACCCTGGAGGGAACAAAGAAGGGTCATAAACTCCACTTGGATTACATTGGACCATGCAAAT TCATTCCTCCCTGCGTGGACTCTGAGTTGAGCGAATTCCCTCTGCGCATGCGTGACTGGCTTAAGAACGTCTTGGTCAGCTTGTATGAGCGTGATGAGGACAACAATCTCCTCAACGAGAAGCAAAAGATGAGG gtGAAGAAGATCCACGAGAACGAGAAGCGTCTCGAAGCTGGAGACCACCCTATGGAGCTGCTGGCACGCGACTTTGAGAAGAACTACAACATGTACGTCTTCCCCGTGCACTGGCAGTTTGGACAGCTGGACCAGCACCCCATTGATGG ATACCTTTCCCACACCGAGCTGTCTCCTCTCCGCGCTCCTCTCATCCCCATGGAGCACTGCACCACTCGTTTCTTTGAGGAATGCGATATCGACAATGACAAATACATTGCTTTGGATGAATGGGCCAAGTGCTTTGGAATCAAGGAGC AGGACGTCGACCAGAACATGATCGTCTaa